A region from the Catellatospora sp. TT07R-123 genome encodes:
- a CDS encoding FG-GAP-like repeat-containing protein, translated as MDRSVPVRPGTVKLPASGTLAEAFKPSAVTWPQAGKSVIRMALAADGRSRAKGSAAPGGLPVTVTAVENIPDVLSGLAVRNLRSAADQPASVQVEVLTRQQAAAVGATLLMRVSRTDGTTGGAVRLGLDYSSFAHAYGADWAWRLRLSQVPPCALTTPQAAACGVATPLRSVNDGTAGQVSAEIVLDRPAQAPTVGARTVEGQSAGANGVLVALLTSGASSDTGNFTKSDLKQSSSWSAGGSAGDFTYSYPIQVPPVPGDLTPQVALNYSSAAVDGQTAGGNTQPSVIGEGWSYSPGFIERTYRPCAEDGDSTDGGYSPLFPELNHNDLCWRRNNATIMLNGKSSDIVWGDDGTWRLKDGDGEKVELLHGVLDSNQDKDDNEYWKVTTRDGTQYFFGQHTMRTGATTGSVQWVPVFANHTGEPCQNTTGVASSSRCSQQAMRWMLDYVLDRNNNEMTLFYSSTDNRTALNGSANTTQNYRRDIRPVRIEYGTNKVLDAATVKARAQVVFTYSDRCLTASCSTHDEANWPDTPWDLECTAAPCSNNMVPSFWSTKRLSKIETQVLSGGVYATVDEWALEHSFPSTGTSLSPVLWLNKITHTGKVGGTATLPSLQFPAITSGGGRSQNRADYDPGASMASHMKYRIVQIKTESGKQIDVTYSGDDANNYGDGADCVFGGTLTFPNPDVNTHRCFPQWYTNPSGTSSGWSWWHKRVVIKVVESDLVGGSPPVTTAYAYSTASSNTKVLWAHDDGAAVFGSPSGRSWGSWRGYTDVTVTTGPAAGTRSQTSYLYFRGLHGDSTDTGTRSVTITDGMGLVWYDLENRAGHQLQEATYDQAGGTAVEMVRTEPWEITTGTRTLTDWATPPVNHTYITRDQDTIRWEWTGTGWSTRDVVRQTFSTTAATAGRLVDSQQEYAPGTGQDTCTRYTYADAPTANMYSFVSRTQTVSKLCSVTPTIPADLLSDTRNYYDTGAWGAAPSRGNVTQSDASDGTGWVITSQGVTYDQNGQVTSTKDALGRQTQSTYSQNADGRITSVSVTNAAGHVVATTLDAYRGLAVQVRDANNKITTATYDPMGRLISVTKPGNASGLPDTSYAYVLSNTAGQPSTVQTKVLGPNGNQITSYELYDGFMHVVQTQGPSPATTAAKPNQRVIADTKYDDRGQVVSTSTFNDDTALPGTVRQTFSDDQVDRQTRYTYDGRGRKLTDETWSRNVLQWKTSTAYSWDRNTITPPRGGTPTQNIVDDRGSVIEKRQFHSFSDYQDLVAGDFNKDGKTDIVAIRPGEGFRATYTGKGDGTFTFSQPTGTGWNQYRDWTAGEFSGDTAPDLIGVRKSDGALWRYTNDGTGGFPTNSKLADGWSGHGELAAGDFTGDGKADLVAVRSADGMLQLWTGNGAGTLSGPTDVTGGWAGYKNLVAADVDGNGKTDLLAVRTADGMLRQWLGNGNGTFATGTDLLTGWSNRVNLAAGDFTGDGKPDLFGADDGDFALQRWTRNATTFTSLGTLPLTAGQGYDTTKYDYSLRNELLGVTDPANNHWAYQYDMLGRPTTTVDPDSGTTVKQYDNAGQLLTSQDGRGQVLAYVYDNLGRKIEVRDTSSTGALRAAWTWDTVALGQPTSSTRYDNGLAYVSAVTSYDDGYRPTQTTITIPASAQNGALAGTYTSSTQYTDSGATKKVTLPTINGGQPVGGLPLETVTTTYTDQGLPATIKGVDDYLARIDYHWDGATDQTLHGTFGKQLRQTNSYQEATGRLGAQQIDTQNQSNPANFDDKFTTEYNFDATGNLTWIAGKTNGIRDEAECFDYDGLRRLTQAWTEASISCATPQRAGADPYWRQWGFDIVGNRLSQVDKGPAADTAWTYHYATSGQTHTLTQVDASGPLAGASARAFDYDAAGNTRHRQTETGVTQDLTWDREGHLATLAEGTNTIAYVYDAEGARLITRAADSTKLYLGSTELELKTSGAPLGTRFYANAVRNATGLKWTVQDHHGTQQVQIDASQLLVVRNRTMPYGEDRGAQGLFTGDRGYVGGIKDPTGLVHLGAREYDPGLGRFASVDPLLDLNDPGQWNPYLYSRANPTTFSDPSGLIDCGDIGCHQYRNTGAPARTAKGKPVKEDAPCAPKCPINGPAWCPGSCQLTPEEVRFGNQTAVNAWRYGTLTTQTYCDHGQGFCQFGTDYEKGWCLKVGPFACQIAGDGRDFAEKNAKASKDKWKARDGLKWQYDDEVWNAKHHGLWMAYMVANGVSPEDALDLAYAHEFSSNDNGTSTYGSRDMRIDMVNNKIGIAIGQRIRAISSTRGKWDTPGATNEEIISGVFAMIHLDGSRCDGCFSLDPRY; from the coding sequence GTGGATCGGTCGGTTCCGGTCCGGCCCGGCACGGTGAAGTTGCCGGCGTCGGGAACGCTTGCCGAGGCGTTCAAGCCATCTGCGGTGACGTGGCCGCAGGCAGGCAAGTCGGTCATCCGGATGGCTCTGGCCGCCGACGGACGATCGCGCGCCAAGGGATCGGCTGCGCCCGGGGGGCTGCCGGTGACGGTAACCGCGGTCGAGAACATCCCCGATGTGCTGTCGGGACTCGCGGTCCGCAATCTGCGGAGTGCGGCCGATCAGCCAGCCTCGGTGCAGGTTGAGGTCCTGACCAGGCAGCAGGCTGCGGCAGTCGGCGCGACGCTGCTGATGCGGGTGTCGCGCACGGACGGTACGACCGGCGGCGCGGTGCGGCTGGGCCTGGACTACTCTTCGTTCGCGCACGCTTATGGCGCCGACTGGGCATGGCGGTTGCGACTGTCGCAGGTGCCACCGTGTGCGCTGACCACGCCACAGGCGGCGGCGTGCGGTGTGGCAACGCCGTTGCGATCAGTCAACGACGGTACGGCCGGGCAGGTCTCGGCTGAGATCGTCCTGGACCGCCCGGCGCAGGCGCCGACCGTCGGCGCGCGGACCGTCGAAGGCCAGAGCGCAGGCGCCAACGGAGTCCTGGTGGCGCTGCTTACCTCGGGCGCCTCGTCGGACACCGGCAACTTCACGAAGTCGGATCTGAAGCAGTCGTCGTCGTGGTCGGCGGGCGGCAGCGCAGGCGACTTCACCTACTCCTATCCGATCCAGGTGCCGCCAGTGCCGGGCGACCTGACGCCGCAGGTGGCGTTGAACTACAGCTCGGCTGCGGTGGATGGTCAGACCGCGGGCGGGAACACGCAGCCGAGTGTGATCGGTGAGGGTTGGTCCTACTCGCCGGGGTTCATCGAGCGCACCTACCGCCCCTGTGCCGAGGACGGCGACAGCACCGACGGAGGCTACTCGCCGCTGTTCCCGGAACTGAACCACAATGACCTGTGCTGGCGCCGCAACAATGCGACGATCATGTTGAACGGGAAGTCGTCGGACATCGTGTGGGGTGACGACGGCACGTGGCGGTTGAAGGACGGCGACGGGGAGAAGGTCGAGCTCCTTCACGGCGTGCTGGATTCCAACCAGGACAAGGACGACAACGAGTACTGGAAGGTCACCACCCGTGACGGAACCCAGTACTTCTTCGGCCAGCACACCATGCGTACCGGTGCGACCACGGGTTCGGTCCAGTGGGTGCCGGTGTTCGCCAACCACACCGGTGAGCCGTGTCAGAACACCACCGGGGTCGCGTCGTCGTCGCGGTGCTCGCAGCAGGCGATGCGGTGGATGCTCGATTACGTCCTGGACCGCAACAACAACGAGATGACGCTGTTCTACTCCAGCACCGACAACCGGACTGCTCTGAACGGTAGTGCGAACACGACGCAGAACTACCGGCGTGACATCCGGCCGGTGCGGATCGAGTACGGCACGAACAAGGTGCTGGACGCGGCGACGGTGAAGGCGCGGGCGCAGGTGGTTTTCACCTACAGCGACCGCTGTCTGACCGCGTCGTGTAGTACGCACGACGAGGCGAACTGGCCGGACACGCCGTGGGACCTGGAGTGCACCGCGGCGCCGTGCTCGAACAACATGGTGCCGAGTTTCTGGTCGACCAAGCGGCTGTCGAAGATCGAGACGCAGGTGCTGTCGGGCGGTGTGTACGCGACGGTGGACGAGTGGGCGCTGGAGCACAGCTTCCCGTCGACCGGCACGTCGCTGTCGCCGGTGCTGTGGCTGAACAAGATCACCCACACGGGCAAAGTCGGCGGGACCGCGACCCTGCCGTCGTTGCAGTTCCCGGCGATCACCTCCGGCGGCGGGCGGTCGCAGAACCGGGCCGACTACGACCCGGGTGCGAGCATGGCCTCGCACATGAAGTACCGGATCGTGCAGATCAAGACCGAGAGCGGTAAGCAGATCGACGTTACGTACTCCGGTGACGACGCGAACAACTACGGTGACGGCGCCGACTGCGTCTTCGGCGGCACGCTCACTTTCCCGAACCCGGACGTCAACACCCACCGCTGCTTCCCGCAGTGGTACACCAACCCCTCCGGCACCAGCTCGGGCTGGTCCTGGTGGCACAAACGCGTCGTCATCAAGGTGGTCGAGTCCGACCTGGTGGGCGGCTCCCCGCCGGTCACGACCGCCTACGCCTACTCCACGGCGTCGTCGAACACGAAGGTGCTGTGGGCCCACGACGACGGCGCGGCGGTCTTCGGCTCACCCAGCGGCCGGTCATGGGGCAGCTGGCGTGGCTACACCGACGTGACCGTCACGACCGGACCTGCGGCGGGTACCCGGTCGCAGACGAGCTACCTGTACTTCCGCGGCCTGCACGGCGACTCCACCGACACCGGCACCCGCTCGGTCACCATCACCGACGGCATGGGCCTGGTCTGGTACGACCTGGAGAACCGCGCCGGGCACCAGCTCCAGGAGGCCACCTACGACCAGGCCGGTGGCACCGCCGTAGAGATGGTCCGCACCGAACCGTGGGAGATCACCACGGGCACGCGAACCCTGACGGACTGGGCGACACCGCCAGTCAACCATACGTACATTACCCGAGACCAGGACACGATCCGCTGGGAGTGGACCGGAACGGGCTGGTCGACCCGCGACGTCGTACGCCAGACGTTCAGCACGACCGCCGCCACCGCAGGTCGCCTGGTGGACAGCCAGCAGGAGTACGCGCCGGGTACCGGCCAGGACACCTGCACTCGGTACACCTACGCCGACGCCCCGACCGCGAACATGTACTCGTTCGTATCCCGGACGCAGACGGTCAGCAAGCTGTGTAGCGTCACCCCGACGATCCCAGCGGACCTGCTGTCGGACACCCGCAACTACTACGACACGGGTGCCTGGGGGGCGGCGCCGAGCCGAGGGAATGTCACCCAGTCCGACGCCAGTGACGGGACCGGCTGGGTCATCACCTCTCAGGGAGTCACCTACGACCAGAACGGCCAGGTCACCTCGACTAAGGACGCTCTCGGTCGGCAGACGCAGAGCACCTACTCCCAGAACGCCGACGGCCGTATCACGTCCGTCTCGGTGACCAACGCGGCCGGGCATGTGGTTGCGACGACACTGGACGCCTACCGGGGTCTTGCTGTCCAGGTCAGGGACGCCAACAACAAGATCACAACGGCGACCTACGACCCCATGGGAAGACTGATCTCGGTCACCAAGCCCGGCAATGCCAGTGGCCTGCCAGACACCAGCTACGCCTACGTCTTGTCCAACACGGCCGGCCAACCGTCGACGGTGCAGACCAAGGTGCTCGGTCCCAACGGCAACCAGATCACCTCCTACGAGCTGTACGACGGTTTCATGCACGTGGTGCAGACGCAGGGACCGTCGCCGGCGACCACAGCGGCCAAGCCGAACCAGCGGGTAATCGCCGACACGAAATACGACGACCGTGGACAAGTGGTCAGCACATCGACCTTCAACGACGACACGGCGCTTCCTGGCACCGTCCGGCAGACGTTCAGTGACGACCAGGTCGACAGGCAGACCCGCTACACCTACGACGGTCGCGGCCGGAAGCTGACCGACGAAACGTGGTCACGCAACGTGCTGCAGTGGAAGACGAGCACCGCTTACAGCTGGGATCGCAATACGATCACTCCCCCACGAGGCGGCACACCCACCCAGAACATCGTCGACGACCGCGGCAGTGTGATCGAGAAGCGCCAGTTCCATAGCTTCTCTGATTACCAGGACCTCGTCGCAGGCGACTTCAACAAGGATGGCAAGACCGACATTGTGGCCATCCGTCCTGGCGAGGGCTTCCGTGCAACCTACACCGGCAAGGGCGACGGCACCTTCACCTTCAGCCAGCCGACTGGCACAGGCTGGAACCAGTACCGGGACTGGACCGCCGGAGAGTTCTCCGGCGACACAGCCCCAGACCTCATCGGCGTCCGCAAGTCCGACGGCGCCCTGTGGCGCTACACCAACGACGGCACTGGCGGGTTCCCCACCAACAGCAAGCTGGCCGACGGCTGGAGCGGGCACGGTGAACTCGCCGCCGGCGACTTCACCGGCGACGGCAAAGCCGACCTGGTCGCTGTCCGGTCCGCGGACGGCATGCTGCAGCTGTGGACGGGCAACGGTGCAGGCACCCTGAGCGGACCGACAGACGTCACTGGTGGCTGGGCCGGATACAAGAACCTGGTCGCAGCCGATGTCGACGGCAATGGCAAAACTGACCTGCTTGCCGTGCGCACCGCCGATGGCATGCTGCGCCAGTGGCTTGGTAATGGCAACGGCACCTTCGCCACCGGTACGGACTTGCTCACCGGCTGGTCCAACCGGGTCAACCTTGCCGCTGGCGACTTCACCGGCGACGGCAAACCCGACCTGTTCGGCGCTGACGACGGCGACTTCGCCCTGCAGCGCTGGACACGTAACGCCACGACGTTCACATCGCTGGGAACGTTGCCGCTAACCGCGGGCCAGGGCTACGACACGACGAAGTACGACTACAGCCTGCGCAACGAACTTCTCGGAGTCACCGACCCGGCCAACAACCACTGGGCATACCAGTACGACATGCTCGGCCGGCCGACCACCACAGTCGACCCTGACTCCGGCACCACCGTCAAACAGTACGACAACGCTGGACAGCTTCTCACCAGCCAGGACGGCCGGGGTCAAGTCCTGGCCTACGTCTACGACAACCTCGGACGCAAAATCGAGGTGCGCGACACCAGCTCCACCGGCGCACTGCGCGCCGCATGGACCTGGGACACGGTCGCACTAGGCCAGCCGACCAGCTCAACCCGGTATGACAACGGACTCGCCTACGTCAGCGCGGTCACTTCCTACGACGACGGCTACCGGCCTACCCAGACGACCATCACCATCCCGGCGTCAGCACAGAATGGCGCACTGGCTGGCACCTACACCTCATCGACGCAGTACACCGACAGCGGCGCGACCAAGAAGGTGACCCTCCCGACGATCAACGGCGGCCAGCCCGTCGGTGGCTTGCCGCTGGAGACCGTCACCACCACGTACACCGACCAGGGCCTTCCCGCAACCATAAAGGGCGTGGACGACTACCTCGCCCGAATCGACTACCACTGGGACGGGGCCACCGACCAGACGTTGCACGGCACCTTCGGCAAACAGCTGCGCCAGACAAACAGCTACCAGGAGGCCACCGGGCGACTGGGAGCCCAGCAGATCGACACACAGAACCAGTCCAACCCAGCCAACTTCGACGACAAGTTCACCACCGAGTACAACTTCGACGCCACCGGTAACCTGACCTGGATCGCCGGCAAGACCAACGGCATCCGTGATGAGGCCGAATGCTTCGACTACGATGGCCTGCGCCGATTGACACAGGCATGGACCGAGGCGAGCATCTCCTGCGCCACTCCGCAGCGAGCCGGAGCCGATCCGTACTGGCGTCAGTGGGGCTTCGACATCGTCGGCAACCGGCTCAGCCAAGTCGACAAGGGCCCCGCCGCTGACACGGCATGGACATATCACTACGCGACCTCTGGCCAGACCCACACGCTGACTCAGGTCGACGCCTCAGGACCGCTGGCAGGCGCCAGCGCCAGGGCCTTCGACTACGACGCTGCCGGCAACACCCGCCACCGGCAGACGGAGACCGGAGTGACCCAGGATCTCACCTGGGATCGCGAAGGACACCTGGCCACCTTGGCCGAGGGCACCAACACGATCGCCTACGTGTACGACGCCGAAGGCGCCCGGCTCATCACCCGAGCTGCCGACAGCACGAAGCTCTACCTCGGGAGCACCGAACTCGAACTGAAGACCTCAGGCGCACCACTGGGCACGCGGTTCTACGCGAACGCCGTCCGCAATGCCACCGGGCTCAAATGGACCGTCCAGGACCATCACGGCACCCAGCAGGTGCAGATCGACGCTAGTCAACTGCTTGTCGTCCGCAACCGAACGATGCCGTACGGCGAGGACCGAGGTGCACAGGGGCTGTTCACCGGCGACAGAGGGTACGTCGGCGGTATCAAGGATCCCACCGGGCTCGTTCACCTCGGTGCCCGAGAATACGATCCGGGGCTCGGGCGGTTCGCGTCAGTCGATCCGCTGCTTGATCTCAACGACCCTGGCCAGTGGAATCCATACCTGTATAGCCGCGCCAACCCAACTACCTTCAGCGATCCAAGCGGGCTGATCGACTGCGGCGACATCGGGTGTCATCAATACAGAAACACTGGCGCGCCGGCCCGTACGGCAAAGGGCAAGCCCGTAAAGGAAGATGCGCCATGCGCGCCCAAGTGCCCGATCAATGGACCCGCCTGGTGCCCCGGAAGCTGCCAATTGACCCCGGAAGAGGTCCGGTTCGGCAACCAAACGGCAGTGAATGCATGGCGCTACGGGACATTGACAACACAAACATATTGCGACCATGGCCAAGGTTTTTGCCAGTTCGGCACTGATTACGAGAAGGGCTGGTGCCTGAAGGTAGGACCTTTTGCGTGCCAAATCGCCGGAGATGGTCGAGATTTTGCAGAAAAGAACGCTAAAGCGTCTAAAGACAAATGGAAAGCCAGAGATGGTTTGAAGTGGCAGTACGACGACGAGGTCTGGAATGCGAAACATCACGGCCTGTGGATGGCATACATGGTTGCTAATGGCGTGAGTCCAGAAGATGCGCTCGACTTGGCGTACGCCCACGAATTCAGTTCTAATGACAACGGCACGTCCACATACGGTAGCCGTGACATGCGTATCGATATGGTGAACAACAAGATCGGTATCGCTATTGGGCAGAGGATTCGCGCGATCAGTTCGACTCGGGGAAAATGGGACACGCCCGGCGCCACAAATGAGGAAATCATCTCCGGAGTATTTGCGATGATCCATCTGGATGGCTCGAGATGTGACGGCTGCTTTTCTCTCGATCCGCGATACTGA
- a CDS encoding LysR family transcriptional regulator — MELRDIEIFLTLAEELHFGRTAERLRVTPARVSQAIKKQERRIGAPLFERTTRTVRLTPTGKHLYQELSAGYRQIMDGLRAVAANTGGVHGVLTVGAMGAQPWRIADLLDRYRTRHPAVEVRHRDIQPTAPLDELRAREVDVALVWLPVHEPDVAVGPVTHSCDVMLMVGAGHPLAGRESVCWEDLGDCTVLTGTAVPESMEETFHPRHTPSGRPIARGPAVSNWHEQIALVAGGDIVCGVVDDAARFYAWPGIVYVPIRDARPAQWALVWLTAHETPLIRALVQAAADA, encoded by the coding sequence GTGGAACTGCGGGATATCGAGATCTTCCTGACCCTGGCCGAGGAGCTGCATTTCGGGCGTACCGCCGAGCGGCTGCGGGTGACCCCGGCCCGGGTCAGTCAGGCGATCAAGAAGCAGGAGCGCCGCATCGGCGCGCCGCTGTTCGAGCGCACCACCCGCACCGTGCGGCTGACTCCCACGGGAAAGCATCTCTACCAGGAACTCTCTGCCGGATACCGGCAGATCATGGACGGTCTGCGCGCCGTCGCCGCCAACACGGGCGGGGTGCACGGAGTACTGACGGTGGGCGCCATGGGTGCGCAGCCGTGGCGGATCGCCGACCTGCTCGACCGCTACCGGACCCGCCACCCGGCGGTGGAGGTCCGCCACCGCGACATCCAGCCGACCGCGCCGCTGGACGAACTGCGGGCCCGCGAGGTGGACGTCGCGCTGGTATGGCTGCCGGTCCATGAGCCGGACGTCGCCGTCGGCCCGGTCACCCATAGCTGCGACGTCATGCTCATGGTCGGCGCCGGCCACCCGCTGGCCGGACGCGAGTCGGTGTGCTGGGAGGACCTCGGTGACTGCACGGTGCTGACCGGCACCGCGGTGCCCGAGTCCATGGAGGAGACGTTCCACCCCCGGCACACCCCGTCGGGCCGCCCCATCGCCCGCGGCCCCGCGGTGTCGAACTGGCATGAGCAGATCGCCCTCGTCGCGGGTGGGGACATCGTCTGCGGGGTGGTCGACGACGCCGCCCGCTTCTATGCCTGGCCCGGCATCGTCTACGTGCCGATCCGCGACGCGCGGCCCGCCCAGTGGGCGCTGGTGTGGCTCACGGCGCACGAGACTCCGCTGATCCGGGCGCTCGTCCAGGCCGCCGCCGACGCCTGA
- a CDS encoding DUF4259 domain-containing protein produces MGTWDIGPFDNDGAADWCGNLHDADPAERVGVIRQTLRQAAEENGFLDSREGERAVAAAAVIVSQLPGGVALASSYAPDFLTDGNRLEVPVDLPALAVRALDRVLAADSEWVELWEETNDPDAAFAVVRNLRAELHRLAA; encoded by the coding sequence ATGGGGACCTGGGACATCGGCCCGTTCGACAACGACGGCGCCGCGGACTGGTGCGGCAACCTGCACGATGCCGATCCCGCCGAACGCGTCGGCGTCATCCGCCAGACTCTGCGGCAGGCAGCTGAGGAGAACGGTTTCCTGGACTCCCGCGAGGGGGAGCGGGCTGTCGCCGCCGCTGCCGTCATCGTCTCGCAACTGCCCGGCGGTGTTGCGCTGGCGTCGTCGTATGCTCCCGACTTCCTGACCGACGGCAACCGTCTGGAAGTGCCTGTGGATCTGCCCGCGCTGGCGGTCCGCGCCCTGGACCGGGTCCTGGCCGCAGACTCCGAATGGGTCGAGCTGTGGGAGGAGACCAACGATCCCGACGCCGCCTTCGCGGTGGTCCGCAACCTGCGCGCCGAGCTTCACAGACTGGCGGCGTGA
- a CDS encoding glycosyltransferase 87 family protein produces the protein MLKDWRVNALWLVFGTVAVVSGALALRRPEFDRLADLHVYVGAVRQVQSGRPLYEYAADNGDPFTYPPFAALVLWPVGWLSESVTRVLWLVAVVVAVVVIAVALAARWDRADRRQLFAGVLACVLIVSAPVQSDLRFGQISIFVVVLTLLDALEITPARWRGVLVGLAAAIKLTPLLFVVFFLLAGRRRDALRAAAAFAGCAVVAAVALPADSLRFWTTSLFSTSRVGDMASLGNQSLHAILGRAGIGPEYRPVVWLVLVAVICALALWRARGLATEGRRAHAAVLVGCATIAACPVSWTHHQVWTVLAGMLLVASAGSARRAAGAFLLVIMTLSVSNLAIESATTPGLQFVFSNIRGISVAVICCVGLGGALTARKAARENAVTPGARSVWARGLASAAAGVAVFALLPLPPSVDPGLRLDDLDQTRQVFSQMSVCWGDSAGGCSRDGTQGGLFLLNYEVGSDGERASVDGWVSPRVARLAMRTAPGAPLHFVPIWDLGGGERVFSFSGTNLYYAQFLAFDADGRLIENPPRDLWK, from the coding sequence ATGCTCAAAGACTGGCGGGTGAACGCGCTGTGGCTCGTGTTCGGGACTGTGGCCGTGGTGTCGGGGGCGCTGGCTCTGCGCCGCCCTGAGTTCGACCGGCTCGCCGATCTGCATGTGTACGTCGGTGCGGTGCGGCAGGTGCAGTCGGGCCGTCCGCTGTACGAGTACGCCGCCGACAACGGCGACCCGTTCACGTACCCGCCGTTCGCGGCGCTGGTGCTCTGGCCGGTCGGGTGGTTGTCCGAGTCGGTGACGCGCGTGCTGTGGCTGGTGGCGGTCGTCGTGGCCGTCGTGGTGATCGCCGTGGCGCTGGCGGCCCGTTGGGACCGCGCCGACCGGCGGCAACTGTTCGCCGGGGTCCTGGCCTGCGTGCTGATCGTCTCCGCGCCGGTGCAGAGCGATCTGCGGTTCGGCCAGATCAGCATCTTCGTCGTCGTACTGACGCTGCTCGACGCGCTCGAGATCACCCCCGCCCGCTGGCGCGGCGTGCTCGTCGGCCTGGCCGCCGCGATCAAGCTCACGCCCCTGCTGTTCGTGGTGTTCTTCCTGCTCGCCGGACGCCGCCGGGATGCGCTGCGGGCCGCTGCGGCGTTCGCCGGGTGCGCCGTCGTGGCGGCGGTCGCGCTGCCCGCAGACAGCCTGCGGTTCTGGACCACGTCGCTGTTCAGCACCTCGCGGGTCGGTGACATGGCGTCGCTGGGTAACCAGTCGCTGCACGCCATCCTCGGCCGGGCCGGCATCGGCCCCGAGTACCGCCCCGTGGTGTGGCTCGTGCTCGTCGCCGTGATCTGTGCCCTGGCCCTGTGGCGGGCTCGCGGTCTGGCCACCGAGGGCCGCCGGGCACATGCCGCGGTGCTGGTCGGCTGCGCCACCATCGCCGCGTGCCCCGTGTCCTGGACCCACCATCAGGTGTGGACGGTGCTCGCCGGAATGCTGCTGGTCGCCTCAGCCGGCTCGGCCCGGCGGGCCGCGGGCGCATTCCTGCTGGTCATCATGACGCTGTCGGTGAGCAACCTGGCCATCGAATCGGCGACCACACCCGGCCTGCAGTTCGTGTTCAGCAACATCCGCGGTATCAGCGTCGCGGTGATCTGCTGCGTCGGCCTCGGCGGCGCCCTGACCGCTCGCAAGGCTGCCCGGGAGAACGCCGTCACGCCCGGGGCGAGGTCGGTGTGGGCACGCGGCCTGGCCTCCGCCGCAGCCGGCGTCGCGGTGTTCGCGCTGCTGCCGCTGCCCCCGAGCGTCGACCCCGGCCTGCGGCTCGACGACTTGGACCAGACCCGGCAGGTCTTCTCCCAGATGTCCGTCTGCTGGGGCGACAGTGCCGGCGGGTGCAGCCGGGACGGCACGCAAGGTGGGCTGTTCCTTCTCAACTACGAGGTCGGGTCAGACGGGGAGCGGGCCAGCGTCGACGGGTGGGTCAGCCCCCGGGTCGCCCGGCTGGCGATGCGCACCGCCCCCGGCGCGCCGCTGCACTTCGTGCCGATCTGGGACCTCGGCGGCGGGGAGCGGGTGTTCAGCTTCTCCGGCACCAACCTCTACTACGCCCAGTTCCTCGCATTCGACGCCGACGGAAGACTGATCGAGAATCCGCCCCGGGACCTGTGGAAGTAG
- a CDS encoding fructosamine kinase family protein, protein MTEQELLRRRLAALGLPVRAVVPARGGVIATAGVVTLDDGRQVFAKTLAVPLDGLFEAEAEGLRALRELGGAATPEVLIAAPEVLVLAAVRPRGGGAEYWEALGRMIADMHTTAIGPRFGWHRDGWLGRMRQDNTWHDDGHRFFAQRRILRWLPEPHVVAAFDKAERQALEHLCEALPELVPPQPPTLTHGDLWSGNLLADHDGTPVLVDPAVSYTWPEVDLGMLWCSPAEPGKERFFDAYAEVAPLHDGWRDRMELMFLREVLSTIAHGDDDWGAAAFVRRLIAPFRRR, encoded by the coding sequence GTGACAGAGCAGGAGCTGCTGCGCAGGAGGTTGGCTGCGTTGGGCCTTCCGGTTCGAGCGGTCGTGCCGGCCAGGGGCGGTGTCATCGCCACCGCAGGTGTGGTGACCCTCGATGACGGGCGGCAGGTGTTCGCGAAGACGCTCGCCGTGCCGCTCGACGGTCTGTTCGAGGCGGAAGCCGAGGGCTTGCGCGCGCTGCGGGAACTCGGCGGAGCCGCGACGCCGGAGGTACTGATAGCCGCACCGGAAGTGCTGGTGCTGGCGGCGGTGCGTCCTCGTGGCGGAGGCGCCGAATACTGGGAGGCGCTCGGCCGGATGATCGCGGACATGCACACCACGGCGATCGGCCCACGTTTCGGCTGGCATCGCGACGGCTGGCTGGGCCGAATGCGGCAGGACAACACCTGGCACGACGACGGGCACAGGTTCTTCGCGCAGCGCCGTATTCTGCGCTGGCTGCCTGAACCCCACGTGGTGGCGGCGTTCGACAAGGCGGAACGCCAAGCGCTGGAGCACCTGTGCGAAGCGCTGCCCGAACTGGTGCCGCCCCAGCCGCCGACACTCACCCACGGGGACCTGTGGAGCGGAAACCTACTCGCCGATCATGACGGCACTCCCGTGCTGGTGGACCCGGCGGTGTCATACACATGGCCGGAGGTGGACTTGGGAATGCTGTGGTGCTCGCCGGCAGAGCCGGGCAAGGAGCGCTTCTTCGACGCATACGCCGAGGTCGCGCCGTTGCACGACGGCTGGCGCGACCGCATGGAGCTGATGTTCCTGCGCGAGGTGCTCAGCACCATCGCCCACGGCGACGATGACTGGGGTGCCGCCGCCTTCGTTCGCCGCCTCATCGCTCCCTTCCGCCGAAGATAG